The genomic region GAGTGCTTGTGGAACAGCCCAGCAGGGGGCAGAAACATCCGAAGTTGCGGCTGAACCCGAACAACCGGCAGTCGTGGAAACCCAAATGGTGAATACGACCTTTGGTGAGGTAGAAATTCCTGCACATCCGGAGCGAGTTGCTGCCATAGATTATCTGGGAACGGTGCTTGCTCTTGGTGTCAAACCGATTGGTGGAGGCCAATTTCTAATGAACAGTCCTTATCTGGAAGGTCACATGGATGGTCTTGAAACGATAGGGGATTCCGTTGAACAATTGATGGAGCTGGAGCCGGATCTCATTATTACATTGAATCCGGACAAGGCCGCTTATGAGAAATACAGCAAGATTGCTCCAACCGTTTCGATCGCATCCATCACTTTCCCAACACTGAAGGACGAAGTAAACTATTTCGGTAAAGTCCTTGGCAGAGAAGCGGAAGCAGAGAAGTGGCTGGCTGATTTCGATGAGGAGATTGCCAAAATTAAGCAGGAGGTGCAGAGTGTTGTTCCAGCTGACGCTACATTCTCCGTTATGCAGGAATATGATCGCCAAGTCTTCATTTTTGGTAATCAGTCGGGCCGGGGAGGACGTAACATCTACGAATTGCTTGGATTGCAAGCACCAAAGAACATTCCATCCGAGTTGATGCAGGGCGCTTATCATGAATTCTCCATAGAACTGCTCTCAAAATATGCCGGAGATTACATTGTGCTGACCAGTAACTCTCAGCTGAAAGAGCTTCAGGCTGATCCAATCTGGGGTTCATTGCCTGCTATCAAAAATGGAAAAGTGTACATATGGACGGAAGAACAATCTTGGTTCCGTGACCCTATCGCCTTGTTGAAACAGACACAGGATCTGGCTGAATGGATTGTTGGACTTAATACACCGTCTAAGTAAGAAACTTCAAAAAAAACCGTGCCGCCCAGTTTGCTGAGCAGCACGGTTTTCATATTTTTTATGTAGGACTGAACAGTAGAAGGGGACTAGCTGTCTGTACGGAGAAGAAATAGCGGTGTGATTGCCGTATAAAAGATATTGGTTATTGTTTCTTTTGTTCGTTTTGAATTTCTTGCAGATCCTCCAGTTGCAGTGTGAGGTCATTCTCGGGGTTTGCGCTCACGATGACTTCCGATTGTGATTGTTGCTGACCTGGCTGGTTCGACTTGGCGGCAGGTTTGATTACGTAGAGACTTTGAACGGAGTTGAGCAAGCTGGCAGGGGTGTCTTCATACGTTTCCAGGAAAAGCACATAGTCTTTGGTAGGAATCAGCTTGAGGTTGTCATCATTAATAATCTCGGTGTTACCTAATTGTCCGCCAAGTTGCTTCACTTCAATGTGTTCCCCGGCAGTGTAACCGCCCTTATAGGATTCAGCGACCTGAATCGTGTGGATCGTATAGATTTTGTCAAAAGAAGACGGCTCTCCGCCCGGATCGGACGCTGGCTTTAACTCGTTTTCATTCGCAGCATTGGTAGCTTGTACGATATCGTTTAAAGCTTCCACTCGAGTCTCAACCACACTGCCTTTCACAATGGTATTGGCTCTCTCGGACAGGTCGCCAATGCTGGTATAACTCGGGTAATCTTCAGAAGCAATGATGGTCAAGGGTGCATCGGACGGGGACGCGGTAGGTGTAACAGAAGAGCAACCAACAGCAGATAGAATGAAAATGGAAGAGAGAAGAATCGTTAATACTCGTTTTTTGGTCATGGACAGGAATCCTCCTTGGATTTTGGAATGAGTTCGTAGCGGATTAGTACTTGGATCTTACGTTGTTGATATCAAAAGTTTGGGGTTGGGTCATGGAATTGCGGTTGCGGGAGTAAGACATAATGGAAGGACTGCTTGTTGTCGGGTTGTCACCTAGCCATACGGAGTGTCCGAGTTCGTGGACGAATACGCTTTGAATGAAGTTGGATAAGTTGGTCGCGTCAGGGGTGATCGTGGATGCATTGAGTTCGATGCGGAAGCTTACAACTTGACTGCCGGATACGGAGGCGTAGTTGACACCATATGCTGTGTTATTGAAGTTTCCTGCGGTGATGGTGTTCGGAGAGTTACTTGTTTTGGTGAATTGAACTTTGGCACCTGCATTGTTCCAGTTGGCAAGGGAAGCGTCCATAGGGGTCTGCCATGCGGAGGCGTAATTATACGTGCGAATGGGGATGGTGGTGCTGGGATAACCGTAGGTTAGAAAGGTTGCCGCGTAGATGGTACTGCCGAACATAGCAATCGCCGAGAACAACATGATGCTCATTAAAAACTTCCTTTTCATACTTAAAACATCCAATAAATGTATTTTATTCTCTATTATAGTAACAACTAATAGTTGGATTGAAATGAGTCGGAGGTCGTTGTTTTTGTCGTGAAAAACATGAAATATATCTTGATCAGACTATAATGGTGTCAAAATAAGTCATTTTCTGTTCGATGTGCATGCATAATTTCCCTAAAGTTACAAACAATACATCCAACTTACACAGGGAAAGGTAGTGCTTGAGCATGTGCAACCGTTTTTCATTGGCAGCCGATCTGGACGAAGTCAGAGATCATTTCAAGATTCAGCGAGTGATGTATTATTACAAAAACCGATACAATATCAGCCCAACGCAGCATACACCGATCATTTTGCATCAGGATGGTGAGCGTGTATTGGATGAGTTCCGGTGGGGCTTCATTCCATTCTGGGGCCGCGATGCGGTTAACGCGAATCTCATGACCGTGCATGAAAACCCCTCCTATTACAAACTGGTAGAGACCAAGCGCTGCGTTATTCCTTGCAACGGACTGTATTATTGGCGGCAAGAGGGCAAAAAAAGTTATGCGGTTCGTGTTGTTATGCCAGATCGTGGCTTGTTTGGCATTGCTGGTTTATATGAAGTATGGAAAGACACACGGAAAGAACCGCTTCGGACCTGCACGATGCTTATGACAGGCGCGAACATGGTTACACGCGAATTTGGCAGCAAAATGCCAGCCATTCTCTCCGAAGAAGAGATCAACACCTGGCTTGATCCTGCCAATACACGAGTGACTCAGTTACTGCCGCTGATCAAATCCTATAACAGTACAGAGATGAATCTGTATCCCGTAACACCGATGGTTGCCAATGACGAACACGACTGTTTCGAATGCGTGGAAGAGATGGATCAGAAGCTGGCCTACATTCGGAGTTTCTGAAAATCTTTTGAATAGAGTGAAGAAGATGAGGGGGCCGAGAGTCTGAAGACACTCTGCTCTTTTTTTCCTTTCTGAAAATGAAGAGTTGCAATTGCGGTGAAACGTAACTATAATCATTACAGTAAGTGAACGCATATATTCATATATCTATTAAAAGAGATATTTATAATCAGGAGGGAACCACGAATGAATCCAAAGTTTAACCAGATGTTCGAACAAGTTTCACTACCGACTGGCATTACACTGAAAAACCGTATCGTGCTCGCTCCGATGACTCATATGTCCTCAAATGCTGATGGTACTATTTCCGATGCTGAACTTGCTTATTATGCACGTCGCACCGGTGGTGCCGGCATGTCGATTACGGCTGTAGGGCATGTAACAGAAACTGGGATTGGTTTCCCGGCTCAGTTTGGCGTCTATGATGACCGCTTCATTCCTGGTCTGAAGAAACTGGCTGATACCATTAAACAACAGGGCTCTGTAGCCGTATTGCAAATTTTCCATGCGGGCCGTCTGACTCCGGAACAAGCTGTACCTGCGGGTCAAGTGGTTGCTCCTAGTGCAGTTGCGAGTGAGCGTCCAGGATCTCCTGAACCAAGAGAATTGACGGATGCTGAGATTACTTCCATTATCAAAGACTTTGGTGAAGCGACACGTCGTGCAATCGAAGCCGGATTTGATGGTGTTGAGATTCACGGTGCGAACGGTTATCTGATCCAGCAATTCTTCTCCCCGCATTCCAACCGACGTGAAGATCGTTGGGGCGGAAGTGTAGAGAAACGTCTGACATTCCCGCTTGCTGTAGTGGACGAGATTGAGAAAGTTGTTGCCGAACATACGAAACTGCCGTTCATCATTGGCTATCGCTTCTCCCCGGAAGAACCGGAAACACCGGGACTCACGATGGAAGAAACGTACCTACTAGTGGATGCGCTGAAAGATAAAAACCTGGATTACCTTCATGTCTCTGTGAACGAGTTTTGGTCCAAACCAAGACGTGGCGAAGCAGATACGCGTTCAAGAATCGAATTTATTCTGGATCGTGTGAACGGCAAATTGCCTGTGATCGGGGTGGGTGCGATTCATACAGCTGCTGAGGCTGCTGAAGCGCTTCAAACGGGAGTACCATTGCTTGCCATTGGACGTGAGTTGATTATCGAACCGGATTGGGTTGAGAAAATCGAGAGCGGACGGGAAGAGGATATTGAAACGATCCTGACCAAGTCCGATCAGGAACGTCTGGTTATTCCTGACGGATTGTGGAATGCAATCATCCACACGCCGGGCTGGTTCCCTATGGCAGAAGATAAATAAGATACACTTCAGAACTGGAATGGAGGGGGCGAAAGCTCCCTCTTTTTGCACGTGGTCCAAATTCTCCTAGTGATCGCACTGTGGTATGATGGAGGAACAGGATCAACTGGATAATCAACGGTTTGGAGTGAAGGAATATGCTCGTAGCTGAACGGTATGAGAAAATAGTGGAATGGGTGGATACGCAAGGCAGCATGCGTGTGACCGAACTTAGTGAGCGCTGCGGGGTGACGGAAGAGACGATTCGTCGTGATCTGGACAAGCTTGAACAGGCGGGCAGGCTAAGACGGTCCCATGGCGGGGCGGTCAGCGTGAAATACAAGGAAGAGTTACAGTCGGAGATTCCGTATCCGGAACGAGCTGTAGCCCATGCAGAAGAGAAACGCAGAATTGCAAGCGAAGCGGTGAAAATGGTGGAATCCGGCGACCGGATCGCCCTGGATGCAAGTACAACGGCGTGGTATATGGCGGCAGGATTGCCGAACATTCCATTGACGGTATTAACCAACTCGATTAAGGTCGCCGCAGAGCTGAGTAACAAGGAGCAGATTCGTGTGATTGCCACAGGTGGGCAACTGGCTTCGAAATCACTGTCTTTTGTAGGACCGCTGGCGGAACGTTCGCTGGATGCTTACCATGTGGATAAAGTATTTCTGTCTTGCAAAGGTGTGCATTTGACCAAAGGTATCAGTGAATCCAATGAATTGCAGGCCTTGGTGAAGCAAAAGATGATCCATATTGCGGATGAGGTCATTTTACTTGCAGATTCCAGCAAGTTTAACATCCAGGCCTTTACCAGAGTTGCTGAGATGAGCAGTGTGGGGAAAGTGATTACAGATCAGGGTGTAGACGAAGAGCAGGTTAGCGCATTGATCGAACAAAATATTACGTGTATACGTGTGTAAATCAGAAAGGAATGAATGTCATGAAACATCCTTTTCATCTGAAAGCGGTATGGAATGGTGGACGTAACAGTGAGGGAACCATTGATGCAGGTGGATTAAAAACAGTCATATCGATTCCGCAGGAGATGGGCGGACCCGGTACGGGAACCAACCCGGACGAGATGCTGCTGGGTGCAGCCTCCACTTGTTACTTGATCACGCTGGCAGCGATGCTGGAGCGTTCAGATATTACGCCGGATGAGTTGACGCTGGAGTCGGAAGCGACGGTAGATGTTACGAATAACGTGTTTACGTACGAACGGATCGTACATAGACCCCGGATCGTGCTCAGCGCAGATGCCTCCGAGGCGGATCTAACCAAAGCCGAGCGCTTGGCACACAAGGCTGAATCATCCTGCATGATCTCCCGAGCGGTGGCAGGTAATGTCGAGATGCAGACACAGCCAGTCATTGTTACCACTGGAGCTAGCGCGGTGTGATATACTAAAGAATAGACGATTCAAGTCGTCATTTGTGCAAAATAAGGAGAAGTTCGGTATGAACACACAGAAGCGCAAGACTAACCGCTGGGTACGTTTAACACGTGCGATGAAGCTGAATTTTCTCAAATTGTTACGTGCTCCCGGAGGTGCCCATAAAGTATCTACCGGATTTGCCATAGGGTTCGGACTGGAACTGATCGTGATCTCGACCGCATCCCTGATATATCTCGTATTCTATCCCATTGTGCGACTGTCTGGGGGTTCGATGCCAGCAGCGATTGTTGGTAACGTGATTGGAAAACTTACGTTTCTGCCTATCATTCTGATGCCGCTCGCGAAGCAGATTGGTTCCTGGATTCTGCCTGCTCACAGCATGGGACAGGGACTGGTACACGAGAGTGCATTCATGGAGCTGTTTCGTGGTAACTGGTCGGCGGTGAGTGAACTGTTGCTAGGAGGATTGGATATTCTGGCAGGTATGTCTGTGTTCGGTGTCATTTTGGGTGTGATTTCGTACTTTGTCGTGAAATTCTTCTACGTCAGAGCACTCAACCGGCGTTATGAACGCCGGCTGGAGAAACGCCGACAAGCGGATCTGGCGTCGGTATCGCCTCCGGTATTAATCAGGAAGCCATCACAATCATAATCGGCAGCATCAACATGGATGCAGCGGTGGTCCACAGGA from Paenibacillus sp. FSL R5-0341 harbors:
- a CDS encoding DeoR/GlpR family DNA-binding transcription regulator — translated: MLVAERYEKIVEWVDTQGSMRVTELSERCGVTEETIRRDLDKLEQAGRLRRSHGGAVSVKYKEELQSEIPYPERAVAHAEEKRRIASEAVKMVESGDRIALDASTTAWYMAAGLPNIPLTVLTNSIKVAAELSNKEQIRVIATGGQLASKSLSFVGPLAERSLDAYHVDKVFLSCKGVHLTKGISESNELQALVKQKMIHIADEVILLADSSKFNIQAFTRVAEMSSVGKVITDQGVDEEQVSALIEQNITCIRV
- a CDS encoding OsmC family protein, whose protein sequence is MKHPFHLKAVWNGGRNSEGTIDAGGLKTVISIPQEMGGPGTGTNPDEMLLGAASTCYLITLAAMLERSDITPDELTLESEATVDVTNNVFTYERIVHRPRIVLSADASEADLTKAERLAHKAESSCMISRAVAGNVEMQTQPVIVTTGASAV
- a CDS encoding NADH-dependent flavin oxidoreductase, yielding MNPKFNQMFEQVSLPTGITLKNRIVLAPMTHMSSNADGTISDAELAYYARRTGGAGMSITAVGHVTETGIGFPAQFGVYDDRFIPGLKKLADTIKQQGSVAVLQIFHAGRLTPEQAVPAGQVVAPSAVASERPGSPEPRELTDAEITSIIKDFGEATRRAIEAGFDGVEIHGANGYLIQQFFSPHSNRREDRWGGSVEKRLTFPLAVVDEIEKVVAEHTKLPFIIGYRFSPEEPETPGLTMEETYLLVDALKDKNLDYLHVSVNEFWSKPRRGEADTRSRIEFILDRVNGKLPVIGVGAIHTAAEAAEALQTGVPLLAIGRELIIEPDWVEKIESGREEDIETILTKSDQERLVIPDGLWNAIIHTPGWFPMAEDK
- a CDS encoding SOS response-associated peptidase; protein product: MCNRFSLAADLDEVRDHFKIQRVMYYYKNRYNISPTQHTPIILHQDGERVLDEFRWGFIPFWGRDAVNANLMTVHENPSYYKLVETKRCVIPCNGLYYWRQEGKKSYAVRVVMPDRGLFGIAGLYEVWKDTRKEPLRTCTMLMTGANMVTREFGSKMPAILSEEEINTWLDPANTRVTQLLPLIKSYNSTEMNLYPVTPMVANDEHDCFECVEEMDQKLAYIRSF
- a CDS encoding DUF2062 domain-containing protein, translating into MNTQKRKTNRWVRLTRAMKLNFLKLLRAPGGAHKVSTGFAIGFGLELIVISTASLIYLVFYPIVRLSGGSMPAAIVGNVIGKLTFLPIILMPLAKQIGSWILPAHSMGQGLVHESAFMELFRGNWSAVSELLLGGLDILAGMSVFGVILGVISYFVVKFFYVRALNRRYERRLEKRRQADLASVSPPVLIRKPSQS